In Microbacterium pumilum, the following proteins share a genomic window:
- the exaC gene encoding acetaldehyde dehydrogenase ExaC produces the protein MTIVEEGVSSVYAAPGQRGSVADYRPRYGHYIGGEFVEPIKGQYFENPSPVTGKTFTEVGRGTVEDIDRAVDVAWKAFATWGKTSPTERSNILLKVADRMEANLEGIAVAETWENGKPVRETLAADIPLAIDHFRYFAGVLRAQEGSISQLDEDTVAYHFQEPLGVVGQIIPWNFPILMAVWKLAPALAAGNCVVLKPAEQTPASILFLIDIIGDLIPPGVLNIVNGFGIEAGAPLASHKKIRKIAFTGETTTGRLIMQYASQNLIPVTLELGGKSPNIFFEDVARANDSFYDKALEGFSFFALNNGEVCTCPSRALLHRSIYDQLLGDGIERVKAIKQGNPLDPDTMIGAQASNDQLEKILSYIDIGKSGGAKLLLGGERVDLGGDLSEGYYVAPTIFEGTNDMRIFQEEIFGPVLSVTSFDDFDDAISIANDTLYGLGAGVWSRDMNTAYRAGRAIEAGRVWTNTYHQYPAHAAFGGYKQSGIGRENHLKMLDHYQQTKNLLVSYAEGPMGFF, from the coding sequence ATGACCATCGTCGAAGAAGGCGTCTCGAGCGTCTACGCCGCCCCGGGCCAGCGAGGCTCGGTCGCCGACTACCGTCCGCGCTACGGCCATTACATCGGCGGCGAGTTCGTCGAGCCGATCAAGGGGCAGTACTTCGAGAACCCCTCGCCGGTGACAGGCAAGACGTTCACCGAGGTCGGCCGGGGCACCGTCGAAGACATCGACCGCGCTGTGGATGTCGCATGGAAGGCGTTCGCGACCTGGGGCAAGACGAGCCCCACCGAGAGGAGCAACATCCTCCTCAAGGTCGCCGACCGTATGGAGGCGAACCTGGAGGGGATCGCCGTCGCCGAGACCTGGGAGAACGGCAAGCCCGTCCGCGAGACGCTGGCCGCCGACATCCCCCTCGCGATCGATCACTTCCGCTACTTCGCCGGAGTGCTGCGTGCACAAGAGGGCAGCATCTCGCAGCTCGATGAAGACACCGTGGCCTACCACTTCCAGGAGCCGCTCGGAGTGGTCGGCCAGATCATTCCGTGGAACTTCCCGATTCTGATGGCGGTGTGGAAGCTCGCGCCGGCGCTGGCGGCCGGCAACTGCGTCGTGCTGAAGCCCGCCGAGCAGACGCCGGCGTCGATCCTCTTCCTGATCGACATCATCGGCGACCTCATCCCGCCGGGAGTGCTCAACATCGTGAACGGCTTCGGCATCGAGGCGGGTGCGCCGCTCGCGTCGCACAAGAAGATCCGCAAGATCGCCTTCACGGGTGAGACGACGACCGGCCGCCTCATCATGCAGTATGCGTCGCAGAACCTCATCCCCGTCACGCTCGAACTCGGCGGAAAGAGCCCGAACATCTTCTTCGAGGATGTCGCCCGCGCCAACGACTCGTTCTACGACAAGGCGCTCGAGGGATTCTCGTTCTTCGCGCTCAACAACGGCGAGGTGTGCACCTGCCCGTCGCGCGCGCTGCTGCACCGATCGATCTACGACCAGCTGCTCGGAGACGGCATCGAACGGGTCAAGGCCATCAAGCAGGGCAACCCGCTCGACCCCGACACCATGATCGGCGCCCAGGCCTCGAACGACCAGCTCGAGAAGATCCTCAGCTACATCGACATCGGAAAGTCGGGCGGCGCGAAGCTGCTGCTCGGCGGCGAGCGCGTCGACCTCGGCGGAGACCTCTCCGAGGGCTACTACGTCGCGCCCACCATCTTCGAGGGCACGAACGACATGCGCATCTTCCAGGAGGAGATCTTCGGCCCGGTGCTCTCGGTCACGTCGTTCGACGACTTCGACGACGCCATCTCGATCGCGAACGACACCCTCTACGGGCTCGGCGCTGGAGTGTGGAGCCGCGACATGAACACGGCCTACCGCGCCGGGCGTGCGATCGAGGCCGGGCGGGTCTGGACCAACACTTACCACCAGTACCCCGCGCACGCGGCGTTCGGCGGCTACAAGCAGTCCGGCATCGGTCGCGAGAACCACCTCAAGATGCTCGATCACTACCAGCAGACGAAGAACCTGCTGGTCTCGTATGCCGAAGGGCCGATGGGGTTCTTCTGA
- a CDS encoding GAF domain-containing protein, whose protein sequence is MSPETSRLLIERAHEELVAGNGADRRLLDVRPLVRESWRRSLESLVGAEGVPPLDLTAADIEQYRSAHPLAGVMEMVRALLLPGEADESGVVIAVGDAAGRLLWIEGDRHIRSLTGDMGFTEGANWSESAVGTSAPGTALALDRSVQIRGAEHFNRLVQPWSCTAAPVHDPETRRLLGVVDVTGGLEAVTPQAQLLVDATARAIEGELLVARLRQRAAASTPPRRSARRPDATRAVLRVLGRDRALLEVQAAGVESVSELGPRHAELLLMLAVHRQGLSAERLAELVYGDAGTADTLRAEMVRLRKVLERAAPAFIPESRPYRLAAELETDAHQMLSLLDRGAHRVALAAYRGDVLPDSTSPGVEEFRDTVRTALREALMSEASGDVLLAFAETDIGAEDVDLLRLCLRLLPARSPKRAGLVARIERLEATA, encoded by the coding sequence GTGTCACCCGAGACCTCGCGCCTGCTGATCGAGCGCGCACACGAAGAGCTCGTCGCAGGCAACGGCGCAGATCGGCGGCTGCTGGATGTGCGTCCGTTGGTGCGCGAGTCGTGGCGGCGCTCGCTCGAGAGCCTCGTGGGAGCAGAGGGTGTTCCGCCGCTCGACCTGACCGCGGCTGACATCGAGCAGTATCGCAGCGCCCACCCGCTCGCCGGGGTCATGGAGATGGTGCGCGCGCTGCTCCTGCCCGGCGAGGCCGATGAGTCGGGTGTCGTCATCGCCGTCGGGGATGCGGCGGGCCGCCTGCTGTGGATCGAGGGCGATCGCCACATCCGCTCGCTCACCGGCGACATGGGATTCACCGAGGGCGCGAACTGGTCGGAGTCGGCCGTGGGCACGTCGGCGCCCGGGACGGCGTTGGCACTCGACCGCTCCGTACAGATCCGAGGGGCCGAGCACTTCAACCGTCTCGTGCAGCCGTGGTCGTGCACCGCGGCTCCCGTGCACGATCCCGAGACCCGCAGACTGCTCGGGGTCGTCGATGTCACCGGGGGCCTCGAGGCCGTCACGCCGCAGGCGCAGCTGCTCGTGGATGCCACGGCTCGCGCGATCGAGGGCGAGCTGCTCGTGGCCCGGCTGCGGCAGCGGGCCGCGGCATCCACTCCTCCCCGCCGCTCCGCCCGGCGGCCCGACGCGACGCGCGCGGTCCTTCGCGTGCTCGGTCGGGATCGGGCCCTGCTCGAAGTGCAGGCCGCCGGCGTCGAGTCCGTGTCGGAGCTCGGCCCGCGCCACGCCGAGCTGCTGCTGATGCTCGCGGTGCATCGGCAGGGACTGTCCGCCGAACGCCTCGCGGAGCTGGTGTACGGCGACGCCGGCACCGCCGACACCCTGCGGGCCGAGATGGTCCGGCTTCGCAAGGTGCTGGAGCGCGCGGCGCCGGCGTTCATACCGGAGTCGCGGCCGTATCGCCTCGCGGCCGAGCTCGAGACGGACGCGCACCAGATGCTCTCGCTCCTCGACCGCGGCGCGCATCGTGTGGCGCTCGCGGCGTACCGGGGCGACGTGCTGCCCGACTCGACCTCGCCGGGCGTCGAGGAGTTCCGCGACACCGTGCGCACGGCGCTGCGCGAGGCCCTCATGTCCGAGGCGAGCGGCGACGTCCTGCTCGCGTTCGCCGAGACCGACATCGGGGCGGAGGATGTCGACCTCCTGCGTCTGTGCCTGAGGCTGCTGCCGGCCCGCTCGCCGAAGCGCGCTGGCCTGGTAGCGCGTATCGAGCGCCTCGAGGCCACCGCCTGA
- a CDS encoding ABC transporter permease: protein MDVAVPVDQPPPALAQRRARTGGTLGRYILVRALLVIPTVFILVTMVFFFMRSIGDPITAALGGRLPADQLQERIHEAGYDRPIIVQYLEYLGNVFTGNFGRTITDNQPVVEVLLRYGTATLELAFYALIVAFIVGLPLGMIAAARRDRWQDAGLRVGAIIFYATPVFFAGLMLKLVFSVWLDWLPASGRASVRTELALNRGSGTGIYLIDAIASGNPAYVADVLLHAILPALTLGLLTAGIFLRLVRTNVIGTLSMPYVDAARSRGVSGYRLVRKHAYKPALIPIITVIGLQIALLLGGAVLTETTFEWQGLGYQLTEYLTARDFAAVQGIVALLAVIVALTNFVVDIIAAFIDPRVRY from the coding sequence ATGGACGTCGCGGTCCCGGTCGACCAGCCACCTCCCGCACTCGCGCAGCGGCGTGCGCGCACTGGGGGAACCCTCGGTCGCTACATCCTCGTCCGTGCCCTGCTGGTGATCCCCACGGTCTTCATCCTCGTCACGATGGTGTTCTTCTTCATGCGCTCCATCGGCGACCCCATCACGGCCGCGCTCGGCGGCCGACTGCCGGCCGACCAGCTGCAGGAGCGGATCCACGAGGCAGGGTACGACCGCCCGATCATCGTGCAGTACCTCGAGTACCTCGGCAACGTCTTCACGGGAAATTTCGGAAGGACGATCACCGACAATCAGCCTGTCGTCGAGGTGCTGCTGCGCTATGGGACCGCCACCCTCGAGCTCGCCTTCTATGCGCTGATCGTCGCGTTCATCGTCGGCCTTCCGCTCGGGATGATCGCCGCCGCCCGCCGAGACCGGTGGCAGGATGCCGGGCTGCGCGTCGGTGCGATCATCTTCTACGCGACGCCGGTCTTCTTCGCCGGCCTCATGCTCAAGCTGGTCTTCTCGGTGTGGCTCGACTGGCTTCCCGCGAGCGGCCGCGCGAGCGTCCGAACCGAGCTCGCGCTGAATCGCGGCTCCGGCACCGGTATCTATCTCATCGATGCCATCGCCTCGGGAAACCCCGCGTACGTCGCGGATGTGCTGCTACACGCGATTCTGCCTGCCTTGACGCTCGGGTTGCTGACCGCCGGCATCTTCCTGCGGCTCGTACGCACGAATGTGATCGGCACGCTCTCGATGCCGTACGTCGATGCGGCACGATCGAGGGGCGTCAGCGGCTACCGGCTCGTTCGCAAGCACGCCTACAAGCCCGCGCTCATTCCGATCATCACCGTGATCGGTCTGCAGATCGCCCTGCTGCTGGGTGGCGCGGTGCTGACCGAGACGACATTCGAGTGGCAGGGCCTCGGATACCAGCTCACGGAGTACCTCACGGCGCGCGACTTCGCGGCAGTGCAGGGCATCGTCGCGCTGCTCGCCGTCATCGTGGCGCTCACCAACTTCGTCGTCGACATCATCGCGGCGTTCATCGACCCGAGGGTGCGTTACTGA
- a CDS encoding ABC transporter substrate-binding protein has protein sequence MSLHHSARGRLGLAIGAFGASAILLAGCAGGGGGNSTDGGDASGEPLIVGTTDKVVTLDPAGSYDNGSLTVQTQVFPYLVNTDYNSTEVVPDLAESAEFTSPTEYTVTLPAGLKWANGNDLTSSDVKFSFDRNIAIADPNGASSLLYNLESVDTPDDTTVVFNLKQGNDQIFPYILTSFPGAIVDEESFSPDALTPDSDIVAANAFGGPYTITEYDFNKTVEFTPNADYKGVLAAPENSGVILSYFADSTNLKLAIQEGDIDVAYRTMSATDVADLRTDDNLTVTDGPGGSIRYIVFNFDTQPYGAKTDDADAAKALAVRQAVADLVDRQAIATQVYKDTYQPLYSFVPEGFTGATTVLKDLYGDGDGGPDADKAKATLEAAGVTTPVALSLQYNSDDHYGPSSGDEYAMIKDQLEKDGLFTVDLKSTEWVQYSEDRTADVYPAYQLGWYPDYSDADSYLTPFFLTENFLGNHFSDAQTEEMILKQAVTTDVAERTQLIEDIQARVGELLSTVPLLQGSELAVSGPGVDGVVLDASFKFRFAPLTK, from the coding sequence ATGTCACTGCACCACAGCGCGCGCGGCCGTCTCGGCCTCGCCATCGGGGCTTTCGGAGCCTCGGCCATCCTTCTCGCCGGCTGCGCCGGTGGCGGCGGGGGCAACTCGACCGACGGCGGCGACGCCTCCGGCGAGCCGCTCATTGTCGGCACCACCGACAAGGTCGTCACCCTCGACCCGGCCGGCTCGTACGACAACGGGTCGCTCACGGTGCAGACCCAGGTGTTCCCGTACCTGGTCAACACCGACTACAACAGCACCGAGGTCGTCCCCGACCTCGCCGAGAGCGCCGAATTCACGTCGCCGACGGAGTACACCGTCACGCTGCCGGCAGGCCTGAAGTGGGCCAACGGCAACGACCTGACCTCATCCGATGTCAAGTTCTCGTTCGATCGGAACATTGCGATCGCCGACCCGAACGGCGCATCGAGCCTGCTCTACAACCTGGAGAGCGTCGACACGCCCGATGACACGACGGTGGTCTTCAACCTCAAGCAGGGCAACGACCAGATCTTCCCGTACATCCTGACGAGCTTCCCCGGTGCGATCGTCGACGAGGAATCGTTCTCGCCCGACGCGCTGACACCCGACTCCGACATCGTCGCGGCGAACGCATTCGGCGGGCCGTACACGATCACCGAGTACGACTTCAACAAGACGGTGGAGTTCACGCCCAACGCCGACTACAAGGGAGTGCTGGCCGCGCCGGAGAACAGCGGCGTGATCCTCAGCTACTTCGCGGACTCGACGAACCTCAAGCTCGCCATCCAGGAGGGTGACATCGATGTGGCGTACCGCACGATGTCGGCCACCGACGTCGCGGACCTCCGCACCGATGACAACCTGACCGTCACCGACGGCCCGGGCGGATCGATCCGCTACATCGTGTTCAACTTCGACACGCAGCCCTACGGTGCGAAGACCGACGACGCCGACGCCGCCAAGGCACTGGCTGTGCGCCAGGCCGTCGCCGACCTCGTCGACCGCCAGGCGATCGCGACCCAGGTGTACAAGGACACGTACCAGCCGCTGTACTCGTTCGTTCCCGAGGGCTTCACCGGCGCGACGACGGTGCTGAAGGACCTCTACGGCGATGGCGACGGCGGCCCCGACGCGGACAAGGCGAAGGCGACCCTCGAGGCAGCCGGAGTCACCACCCCCGTCGCGCTGAGCCTGCAGTACAACTCGGACGACCACTACGGCCCCTCGTCGGGTGACGAGTACGCGATGATCAAGGACCAGCTCGAGAAGGACGGCCTGTTCACGGTCGACCTCAAGTCGACCGAGTGGGTGCAGTACTCGGAGGACCGCACCGCCGACGTGTACCCCGCTTACCAGCTCGGCTGGTACCCGGACTACTCGGACGCCGACAGCTATCTGACGCCGTTCTTCCTCACGGAGAACTTCCTGGGGAACCACTTCAGCGACGCCCAGACCGAGGAGATGATCCTCAAGCAGGCCGTCACGACGGATGTCGCCGAGCGCACGCAGCTCATCGAGGACATCCAGGCGCGGGTCGGCGAGCTGCTGTCCACTGTGCCGCTGCTGCAGGGATCCGAGCTGGCCGTCTCGGGACCGGGCGTTGACGGCGTCGTGCTCGACGCGTCGTTCAAGTTCCGGTTCGCACCGCTCACGAAGTAA
- a CDS encoding ABC transporter ATP-binding protein has translation MGVEDLAVDIRDLDVTFATDGGDVRAVRDVSLEVRRGEVLAIVGESGSGKTVTARTILGLLPETATAHGAVVLDGTNVVGLSEKELRAVRGPSAAMIFQEPSTALNPVYTVGWQIAEGLRAHGRYSKAEARARAIEMLGRVGIPEPGRRVDDYPHQFSGGQKQRVIIAMALALDPTVIIADEPTTALDVTVQAEILDLLRDLRDQDGTAIVLITHNMGVVADLADRVAVMLEGEIVETAPVHELFAAPQHDYTKRLLAAVPRLEILDRPLMTDDDHSARVVVAEDLVIEYPGRFGRATFRAVDRVSFTIAPGEVLGLVGESGSGKTTIGRAIAGLTPVAGGSLRVLGTEMLGVREREFRPRRKELGFVFQDPATSFNPLLTIAECVAEPLIVHGVARDAARARQKVDELLEAVQLPGAYGDRFPHELSGGQRQRASLARALALDPKLLIADEPTSALDVSVQARVLELFAELQERFGFATLFITHDLAVVDLLAHRVVVLHNGRVAETGSTAQVLGNPQDDYTRRLLASLPVPDPIEQATRREAWQASREV, from the coding sequence ATGGGCGTCGAAGATCTGGCGGTCGACATCCGCGACCTCGATGTGACATTCGCCACCGACGGCGGCGACGTCCGCGCGGTGCGCGACGTGTCGTTGGAAGTACGGCGCGGTGAAGTGCTCGCCATCGTCGGCGAGTCCGGCAGCGGCAAGACCGTCACGGCACGCACGATCCTCGGACTGCTTCCCGAGACGGCGACCGCGCATGGCGCAGTCGTCCTCGACGGCACGAACGTCGTCGGCCTCAGCGAGAAGGAGCTGCGCGCCGTCCGCGGACCGTCGGCCGCGATGATCTTCCAGGAGCCGTCGACCGCGCTGAACCCGGTGTACACGGTGGGATGGCAGATCGCCGAGGGCCTTCGCGCTCATGGTCGGTACAGCAAGGCCGAGGCCCGGGCCCGCGCCATCGAGATGCTCGGTCGTGTCGGCATCCCCGAACCCGGTCGCCGTGTCGACGACTACCCGCACCAGTTCTCGGGCGGTCAGAAGCAGCGCGTCATCATCGCGATGGCGCTCGCGCTCGACCCGACGGTGATCATCGCCGATGAACCCACGACGGCGCTCGACGTGACGGTTCAGGCCGAGATCCTCGACCTGCTGCGCGATCTGCGTGATCAGGACGGCACGGCGATCGTCCTGATCACCCACAACATGGGTGTCGTCGCCGATCTCGCCGACCGCGTCGCCGTGATGCTCGAAGGCGAGATCGTCGAGACCGCCCCGGTGCACGAGCTCTTCGCGGCGCCGCAGCACGACTACACGAAACGTCTGCTCGCGGCGGTGCCGCGCCTCGAGATCCTCGATCGTCCCCTCATGACGGATGACGACCACTCCGCGCGAGTGGTCGTCGCCGAAGACCTGGTCATCGAATACCCGGGGCGCTTCGGCCGGGCGACATTCCGGGCCGTGGATCGAGTGAGCTTCACGATCGCGCCGGGCGAGGTGCTCGGCCTCGTCGGCGAGAGCGGTTCGGGCAAGACGACGATCGGTCGGGCCATCGCCGGGCTCACCCCGGTGGCAGGCGGGTCGTTGCGGGTGCTCGGCACCGAGATGCTCGGTGTGCGGGAGCGTGAATTCCGCCCGCGTCGCAAAGAGCTCGGCTTCGTCTTCCAGGACCCGGCGACGAGCTTCAACCCGCTGCTGACGATCGCAGAGTGCGTGGCCGAGCCGCTCATCGTGCACGGCGTCGCCCGCGATGCGGCCCGTGCACGCCAGAAGGTCGACGAGCTGCTCGAGGCCGTGCAGCTGCCCGGTGCGTACGGCGATCGCTTCCCGCACGAACTCTCGGGAGGACAGCGCCAGCGGGCGAGCCTGGCGCGGGCTCTCGCCCTCGACCCCAAGCTCCTCATCGCGGATGAGCCGACGAGCGCTCTGGACGTCTCGGTGCAGGCGAGGGTGCTCGAGCTCTTCGCCGAGCTGCAGGAGAGGTTCGGCTTCGCCACGCTGTTCATCACGCACGACCTCGCTGTGGTCGACCTCCTCGCCCATCGCGTCGTGGTGCTGCACAACGGGCGGGTCGCCGAGACGGGCTCGACGGCACAGGTGCTCGGCAACCCACAGGACGACTACACCCGACGCCTGCTCGCGTCGCTGCCGGTGCCCGATCCGATCGAGCAGGCCACTCGCCGCGAGGCGTGGCAGGCCTCCCGCGAGGTCTGA
- a CDS encoding ABC transporter permease produces the protein MAGKGKARAFFGRLPVVHQLRQSIGLQRGMLVAGLVITALFILCAIFAPYIAPYWFNQLRGPDGLFGSQQPPSPEHLLGTTVGGYDVLSRAIWGAQTALLVIIIAVLLSVFAGVALGLISGYIGGWLDRVLVVISDAIYAFPTLLLAIVAAIAISGGQSGLWGGLLAAGISITVVFIPQYLRVVRAEVVRIKSEAFVEAALVMGASTWRIMFRHVFRNSTRTLPLIMTLNASEAVLTLAALGFLGFGIEPTSAAEWGYDLRKSMSDVTSGIWWTAIPPGVAMLIAVLGVTLVGESLNDLADPRLRARRRAGGTAADAVAASQPAAREEMGEVI, from the coding sequence ATGGCCGGCAAGGGAAAAGCGCGCGCCTTCTTCGGACGGCTGCCTGTCGTGCACCAGCTGCGCCAGAGCATCGGCCTGCAGCGCGGGATGCTGGTCGCCGGCCTCGTGATCACGGCACTCTTCATCCTGTGCGCGATCTTCGCGCCGTACATCGCGCCGTACTGGTTCAACCAGCTGCGCGGACCCGACGGCCTCTTCGGGTCGCAGCAGCCGCCGAGTCCGGAGCATCTGCTCGGAACGACCGTCGGTGGCTACGACGTGCTGTCGCGGGCTATCTGGGGCGCGCAGACCGCGCTTCTCGTGATCATCATCGCTGTGCTGCTGTCCGTGTTCGCCGGCGTGGCGCTGGGACTCATCTCGGGCTACATCGGCGGCTGGCTCGACCGTGTGCTCGTGGTCATCTCCGACGCCATCTACGCCTTCCCCACGCTCCTGCTCGCGATCGTCGCCGCGATCGCGATCAGCGGCGGTCAGTCCGGACTCTGGGGCGGACTGCTCGCAGCCGGCATCTCGATCACCGTGGTCTTCATCCCGCAGTATCTGCGAGTGGTCCGCGCAGAGGTGGTGCGCATCAAGTCGGAGGCATTCGTCGAAGCCGCCCTGGTCATGGGCGCGTCGACGTGGCGCATCATGTTCCGCCACGTCTTCCGCAACTCCACCCGCACGCTGCCGCTCATCATGACGCTGAATGCCTCCGAGGCGGTCCTCACGCTCGCCGCCCTCGGCTTCCTCGGCTTCGGCATCGAGCCGACCTCCGCCGCTGAATGGGGCTACGACCTGCGCAAGTCGATGAGCGACGTCACGAGCGGAATCTGGTGGACGGCTATTCCCCCCGGTGTGGCGATGCTGATCGCCGTGCTGGGTGTCACCCTCGTCGGCGAGAGCCTCAACGACCTTGCTGATCCGCGCCTGCGGGCGCGCCGCCGGGCCGGTGGCACGGCCGCGGACGCCGTCGCGGCGAGCCAGCCGGCTGCCCGCGAAGAGATGGGCGAGGTCATCTGA